In the Candidatus Bathyarchaeia archaeon genome, TGACCGTTTTGGATGTGTTCCTTAAGGGTTTCATGCAGTTCCTCAAGTTTGCGCAGGTCCTTTATTTGGGTTGGGGGTATGCCGTCAAATTCGATGGCAAGATAAATGCTTGACCCCAAATTCTGCGCTTGAGCAATGTACCAGCCGATACCGTATTCCCCTGTGCCATGCAGCCCCAGTTCAGCTTGAAACACATTCTGCAGATACGTCAAGTTGTTGGCTTCCCCAGAAACCAAATTTATCATCTGCACCGGATACTTCTTAGGTCCTCCATCACCCACATTGATGAAATCCACGTAGATGGGTGCATCCGCTGCTTTTCGGAAGGCTCCATTGATGATGTTTAGAAACCTGTTTTCGCCGTAAATCTTCATACCTATCTCGGAAAGCGGCAATAAGTTAATTTTACGCTGCCCCGGAATCCAGAAAGTTTCACGGAAACGGTCAAGCTCGTCTTCTTTGAATGGTAACTGAAACCCGGCAAGTCCACTTGGGCTTTGGGTTCGTTCAAGTTCATGTTGAAGCTTGTAGATTTCTTCTTTTAAGGTTGAGAGTTCATTTTTTTGTTGGTCTTGGTCTTTTCCAATTTGGTCACGGAGCTCAATGAATCTGTTTATCAGAAGTTGCAGTTTGTTGAGGTGCTCTTTTTTTTCCAGTACGTCATCCTGCAGTGGTCTGAGAATCGCTTGGTAGTTGTCAATTGCTCGGTGCAGGCGCCGTTTGCCTAAAATGTTCAGCTCGCTTTTAAGTGCTAGTTGCTCTCGTGCTTTCTGAATTTCCTCGTCGTATCGGGCTTTATCTACGTTTACAGCTTCGTGTTCACTTCGGCTCTGGTCCAGTTTAGTTTGAAAACTTGCAATTACGCCCGCAACTGCCTCCTTTAAGGGTGGGATACGATTTTGGGTGTCAAGTTTTAGTGCAGAAAACCATGCGTCGATGTCTTTGGTTTCAAGGTTCATGTAGTCAGCAGAAGCCAACTCAGCAATTCTTTGATTGACCAAATCAGTGGTTTGGGCATCCTGAACAAGAGTGCCCTCCAATTTCTGCTCGCGGTCTTTTAGCTGGTTCCATCTCTCCAAACCCATAGATGGAACAGACAGGTGGCAAACTTGGAAACTTCCAAAGCTGAAACGTTCGCCCCTGCAGTAATTAATTTCCGCTTGCCGTATTGCGTTGTCAAGGTTTTCCAGCGGCAACACGCGGGTTCCTCCGCCTCGGAAAAGCTCTGAGGGCAAAAGAATCTTGGAAAGAATAAAGTCCCTGATGTGCTGGTCTGCCCGTTTGTACTCTTGCGGGCTCATTTCAATTAAAGGGTAAATGTACACTGCGTTGTAGGAAGGTCCCACCATCAGCGTTCTGCCGTTGGGGTCAATTTCTGGCTGGTTATTGTGGTTTGACTGCAAAAACAGGACATCCCGCAACATAAAAAACTCGTTTAGCTGCGAATGCACTAATTCTTTGTCGGCTAAATCGATGTTTCTTGGGGCGCCAACCAAAATCAGCCATTGGCGTACACTTAATTCACGTTCTTGAAGCCCCTTCTTGGTCATCTTGGACAGCTCGTTGATTACGCCGCTTCCAAAGCCGCCGCCCGCGCTGGAAACAAAAACCACATTGACCGTAGGCACCCGTGCGGAATCGCTTAAAGTGTAGTTGAAGTAGTCTCGAAAGAACCTGCAGCCCTCCATTATCCTGCCGTGAAATTGGTCCCAAATCCGTGGGTGCCGCATGTACACCATGGCTTTTCGGCGGTCCCTGCGGGCACCTTCACCGCTAACGGTGTTGCTTAACTCGGAAAAGCCAACGTCGTTATCTGAAAAAATTCCCAGTTCCCGCGCGATTTTGGGGTATTCATCACGGTACCTGTCAATGCCGATGGGTTGAAAAGATTCATTTCGCGCCAGCAAACTATTCCGTAGTGCCTCAGCTATAGAGTCGCCAGACATGTCAAACGCGTCAACCCTCACGTTTTCCCGGTTGTCAGCTAACTCGCGAAGTCTAGCGGAAACCTCAGCTGCTATGGCAACTCCTGCGCCGCCCGCGCCTATAATCCAGTTGCCCTCTTTCATTTCTGATGTTTTCATCTAAACCCTCTTTCCAAAAGGAAGAAACAGCGGGGTCAGTTTTTGGAATGCGGCATGTTGTTTAGAAACCCAACCCACTATAGGTTGCTCGCGGAGATGATTTAAGAATATGTGATTGCACCCTGATAAAACAAACCTGTCCAAGGCAGCTTGATGCCAAAGGATAAACCGACTGCTTTACCTTAACCAAAGCACTCTTAGAAAAGGTAGCTTTTGTGTAACGGGCTCAAAACAGAAGGGTTACGTCGAACAAATGTTTGTTTCGTCTTTTACTGATTCAGCGGCTTTTTTCGCCGAAATATCGCAGCAATTCTCTCCAGCAGCTTACCTATATCCACCTTTAACAAAATCACCGTGATAACCACCGTCAGAGCGATGGAAATTGCTATTGTGACCTCAGGGCTTGCAACCTCAGATAGTCTCTCCCCTGTCCATGCCCCTAGAAATGCTCCCGCCACCGTTATGGCAAGTTTGCCGAAGAAGAACGCGGAAAAGAACTTGACTGGATTATACTTCATCAACCCCAACGGTATAACGATGGGTTCATCGGGAATTGGCGAGGCCGCAGCAACAAATAACAAAAGAAATGCCCACCGCCGAACCTTTTCAGCATCTCTGCCTAAACGCTGTTGGCGTTCTTCGCTGAGGTGTTTGCTAACAAAAAACGTTACCATGTAGTGCACGCTTTTTGCCAGTGAGGCTCCGAGGGCGACAAGAAAACCTACCGCGACAAGCGTTACAGGGTCGGTTGTGCCTAAAATTATTGCCCAGTTGGAGGCAATAAACAGGTTGGAGGGTCCAGCGAAGGGAATCATTCCTAAGCCGAATGAACTTAGCAAAACAATCAGCAACTCAATGATTGATGTCATTCCCGTGGTCCCGCACTTTAGGGTTTAAGCGAAAACCGAATTTATAAGTGTACGTGTACCGCAAAGCCGATATTCCTTTTGCTTTTAGGCAGTTAGGTATGTCCAGATGAGTAAAACGGTGCCCAGCGCCCAAGTGTAGAATGCGAAGTAATAAAATTTTCTTCCTCTGACAAGCCTCGACAGCAGCTTCAGGGCAAAGTAACCCACAATGGCTGCAGCTGCAACTCCCGCCAACACGTTAAACACAGCCAATCCTGAAGCAGAAAGCATACCCCACTCGCTGTAAGCCTCCACAACAAAGTCGCCCACAATAGCGGGAATGGACAGCAGAAAAGAAAACTTGAACGCCTTTGGTCGCTTCAACCCCAATAACAGGGCTGCTGAGATGGTTATACCGCTCCGGCTTAGCCCTGGAAAAATCGCGAATCCCTGCGCCATCCCCATCAAAAGTGCAACCTTGTAGGGAAAGGTTTCCTGAGTTTCTTTGGCGAACTTTGTTGAGTAAACAAAGGTTCCGCCGACAAGAAAAGTGGCGGCGATTATGGGGATGGTTCCAAAACTGTCCTGCAAATACGTGCCATAGGTGAGCGCGATTATGGCTGTTGGTATGGTGGCGACGACGATGCGAGGAATCAGCATGCCGTCTTCAGACTTGAAGTCTCGATGCACCAACGCTACAAGGATCGATTTGATTTCCCGTCTGAAAAAGAAGAGCAAAACCGTAAGGGTGCCCATGTGTAGAATGATGTTAAGGAAGGGAGTTACGGTTAAACCCAGAAATTCGCCTGCAAGCTTGAGGTGCGCGGTGCTGCTGATGGGCAGCCACTCGGATATTCCTTGGATTAATCCCAGAATTAGGGTTTGGAGCAGTTGTTCAAGCAAAGTCGCCTCAGCACCCAGACATGAGTGGTTACACTGGGGCATTCTAATTAATAATGTTTATTTGCGGCTACACCTGACGCTAAAATGCCTGTGCTTTTGTATGAACGCGTTAGGTGGCTAAGTTTATTTTTCGTTGCGTTTTTGCAGGGTTGTATTTGACGTAGATGTGGTCGCGGGTGAGGTGCACTACCAAATCAGTTTTGCAGCTTCGGCAGAAGGCGGTGTTCCACGGAATTTTTTCTTCGATGTCGATTTTGGCGCCGCAGTTGGGACAATGGATTATTATCATAAATGTGGGTTAGGTTATGCGTCTCTTCTAATTGTGTGCGTACCGCACCCAACAAACTTTCCTTCCCTTATTTTCTTTGGCTTTATGCATCGCAACCTAACCCCTTCAGAAACACCTCAAATTTGAAAAGCAACCCAAATCAAACCCAAAACGCAAGGAGAATGTATAAGCTGAAACGGTGACTGCAACGCCCACAAGCCGCCCGCCCCAAAATTTTGTGCGGTCTCGTAATATGACTCCAGACGGTGCTATGACAGACATCAATTAGACAAGGTTTAAATTGGTTAAGTTTAAGTATAGAAGGAAGAATAACATTTACGAAGGGTCTATTATGAGCG is a window encoding:
- a CDS encoding VTT domain-containing protein gives rise to the protein MTSIIELLIVLLSSFGLGMIPFAGPSNLFIASNWAIILGTTDPVTLVAVGFLVALGASLAKSVHYMVTFFVSKHLSEERQQRLGRDAEKVRRWAFLLLFVAAASPIPDEPIVIPLGLMKYNPVKFFSAFFFGKLAITVAGAFLGAWTGERLSEVASPEVTIAISIALTVVITVILLKVDIGKLLERIAAIFRRKKPLNQ
- a CDS encoding undecaprenyl-diphosphate phosphatase produces the protein MLEQLLQTLILGLIQGISEWLPISSTAHLKLAGEFLGLTVTPFLNIILHMGTLTVLLFFFRREIKSILVALVHRDFKSEDGMLIPRIVVATIPTAIIALTYGTYLQDSFGTIPIIAATFLVGGTFVYSTKFAKETQETFPYKVALLMGMAQGFAIFPGLSRSGITISAALLLGLKRPKAFKFSFLLSIPAIVGDFVVEAYSEWGMLSASGLAVFNVLAGVAAAAIVGYFALKLLSRLVRGRKFYYFAFYTWALGTVLLIWTYLTA